From the Ctenopharyngodon idella isolate HZGC_01 chromosome 3, HZGC01, whole genome shotgun sequence genome, one window contains:
- the LOC127510241 gene encoding LOW QUALITY PROTEIN: uncharacterized protein K02A2.6-like (The sequence of the model RefSeq protein was modified relative to this genomic sequence to represent the inferred CDS: substituted 1 base at 1 genomic stop codon) yields the protein MADNFKPYLVRQNECTVQSDCLLWGCHVILPPALRNLLLKELHAGHAGVVRMKEMARSYFWWPGIDAEIEEEARGCPDCQNIRNMPQIAPLHSWDFLEEPWQRIHIDFAGPMESHMFLVIVDAHSKWPEVAVMNSISSEKTIKELRSVFSCFGIQQQLVSDNGPQLVSEEFQFFLRVNGIQHSRSAPYHPSTNGLAERFIQTLKKALKIXQGKGTLNQRLNTFLLSYRNTPHAVTKVSPVTAQSLVTTANAGGEAM from the coding sequence ATGGCAGACAACTTTAAACCGTATCTGGTTCGACAAAATGAGTGCACAGTACAATCGGACTGCCTACTATGGGGTTGTCATGTCATTTTACCCCCGGCCCTGAGGAACCTTCTGCTGAAAGAACTTCATGCAGGCCATGCAGGAGTAGTGAGGATGAAAGAGATGGCCCGCAGCTACTTCTGGTGGCCTGGCATAGATGCAGAGATCGAAGAGGAAGCAAGGGGTTGTCCAGATTGCCAGAATATAAGAAACATGCCACAGATAGCCCCCTTGCACTCATGGGACTTCCTAGAGGAGCCATGGCAAAGAATACATATCGATTTCGCAGGACCAATGGAGAGTCACATGTTTCTGGTGATTGTCGACGCTCACAGCAAATGGCCGGAGGTAGCAGTTATGAACAGCATATCTTCTGAGAAAACCATCAAAGAGCTTAGATCTGTGTTCAGTTGTTTTGGGATACAACAGCAGCTTGTAAGTGATAATGGCCCCCAACTGGTGTCTGAAGAATTTCAGTTCTTCCTGCGTGTGAATGGGATTCAACACAGTAGATCTGCGCCTTATCACCCATCCACCAATGGCCTGGCTGAACGATTCATCCAGACTCTGAAGAAGGCTCTAAAGATATAACAGGGTAAGGGTACCCTAAACCAGCGATTGAACACTTTTCTGTTGTCTTATAGAAACACGCCACATGCAGTCACTAAAGTCTCTCCAGTTACAGCACAGTCACTTGTCACAACAGCGAACGCAGGTGGAGAGGCGATGTAA
- the LOC127508107 gene encoding protein NLRC3-like yields the protein MSLHDKKECEFSDATVTSDPSISRTKRERSESVKTNNSMTEPLKFSNGPVTSEPLGEIHETHNQTYIRKDNTEAFLQTLKLETGDLQLVKDQHKTSMKNKYERLFEGLKLQENETLLNRIYTQLYIIEGESEGVNKQHEVLQMEKTARTQHSQDTPINCNDIFKASPEPGCKEKHQIKTVLTKGIAGIGKTVSVQKFILDWAEEKDNQDVDFMFVLPFRELNLIRDHQYSLHRLLLDFHPELQDLDSKIYEECKVVFIFDGLDESRITLMFSDAEKVSDVTETSSVGVLMSNLIRGELLPSAHIWITSRPAAANQIPSKYINRLTEIQGFNEPQKEEYFRRRISDENQASRIISHIRRARSLHIMCHIPVFCWISSTVLQKLLKEDLSAEIPQTLTEMYIHFLLIQINMRNQKYEERDPEKLLQSNRDVIVKLAEVAFNQLMKGNVMFYEEDLRESGIDVTDASVYSGICTEIFREECVIHQRKVYSFIHLSVQEFLAALYVFYFYLSTTMEGLKSLVSVQNLLKGAVDKAIESENGQLDLFLRFLLGVSLESNQRLLQDLLTHTDNSSDSIRETTQYIKDKFKDGHGVSAERSINLFLCLLEVKDQTLSRQIQEFVKSDKHSEKKLSPAHCSTISYVLQMSEEVLDELDLKKYNTSDEGRRRLIPAMINCRKALFAGCNLTEQSCEIVTSALQSSNSVLRELDLSNNDLQDSIVKLLSDGLKSPKCQLEILRLSGCMVTEEGCGYVSSALRSNPSHLRELDLSYNHPGQSGAQLLNDILKDPNYKLQILNLDHGGLFRIKSGLQKYACDLTLDPNTANIHLILSEENRKIKYVKDCQPYPDHSERFAHNPQVLSRESLTGRCYWEVERVSWARIAVAYSGIDREEETVCWFGYNDKSWCLFCTDNGFVVWHDNESINIPSHLTKSKRVGVYLDWPSGTLSFYSVSDTHPPTHLHTFNTTFTEPLYAGFGVFKSELSLCQIQQT from the exons ATGAGCCTCCATGACAAGAAAGAATGTGAATTCAGTGATGCaacagtgacctctgaccccag tATCAGCAGGAcgaagagagagagatcagagTCAGTAAAGACTAACAACTCTATGACGGAACCCCTTAAATTCAGTAATGGACCAGTGACCTCTGAACCTCT gggGGAGATACATGAGACTCACAATCAGACTTACATCAGGAAGGACAACACAGAAGCATTCCTGCAGACACTCAAACTGGAGACTGGAGACCTGCAGCTAGTCAAAGACCAGCACAAAACCAGCATGAAGAACAAGTATGAGAGATTATTTGAGGGATTGAAACTCCAGGAGAatgaaaccctcctgaacagGATCTATACACAGCTCTACATCATAGAGGGAGAGAGTGAAGGAGTGAATAAACAACATGAggttttacagatggagaaaacaGCCAGAACACAACACTCACAAGACACTCCAATCAActgcaatgacatctttaaagCCTCACCTGAACCAGGATGTAAGGAGAAACACCAGATCAAGACTGTTCTTACTAAAGGCATCGCTGGAATCGGAAAAACCGTTTCTGTGCAAAAGTTCATTCTGGACTGGGCTGAGGAAAAAGACAATCAGGATGTAGATTTCATGTTTGTGCTTCCATTTCGAGAGCTGAACTTGATCCGAGATCATCAGTACAGTCTTCACAGACTTCTGCTGGACTTTCATCCTGAACTTCAAGATCTGGACTCAAAGATTTATGAGGAGtgtaaagttgtgttcatctttgatggtctggatgaaagCAGAATCACACTGATGTTTTCTGATGCTGAGAAAGTTTCTGATGTGACTGAGACTTCATCAGTGGGTGTATTGATGTCAAACCTCATCAGAGGAGagctgcttccctctgctcacatctggatcacctccagacccgcagcagccaatcagatccccTCAAAATACATCAACCGTCTGACAGAGATTCAGGGATTCAATGAGCCTCAGAAGGAGGAATATTTCAGGAGGAGAATCAGTGACGAGAATCAAGCCAGCAGAATCATCTCACACATCAGAAGAGCAAGAAGCCTccacatcatgtgccacatacccgtcttctgctggatctcatccACTGTGCTTCAGAAGCTCCTGAAAGAAGATCTGAGTGCAGAAATCCCTCAAACTCTGACTGAAATGTACATCCACTTCCTGCTGATTCAGATCAACATGAGGAATCAGAAGTATGAAGAGAGAGATCCCGAGAAACTCCTGCAGTCCAACAGAGACGTGATTGTGAAACTTGCTGAAGTGGCTTTCAATCAGCTGATGAAGGGTAATGTGATGTTCTATGAGGAGGACCTGAGAGAGAGCGGCATAGACGTCACTGATGCCTCAGTGTATTCTGGGATTTGCACTGAGATATTTAGGGAGGAATGTGTGATTCATCAGAGGAAAGTCTACAGCTTCATTCATCTGAGTGTTCAGGAGTTTCTTGCTGCACTTTATGTCTTTTACTTTTATCTAAGTACAACAATGGAGGGACTGAAGAGTTTAGTTTCAGTACAAAATCTGCTTAAAGGAGCAGTAGATAAAGCCATTGAGAGTGAAAATGGACAGCTGGATCTGTTCCTGCGGTTCCTGCTGGGCGTCTCATTGGAGTCCAATCAGAGACTCTTACAGGAtctactgacacacacagacaacagTTCAGATAGCATCAGAGAAACCACACAGTACATTAAAGACAAGTTCAAAGATGGACATGGAGTCTCCGCTGAAagatccatcaatctgttcctCTGTCTGCTGGAAGTGAAAGATCAGACTCTGTCCAGACAGATTCAGGAGTTTGTGAAATCAGACAAACACTCAGAGAAGAAACTCTCTCCTGCTCACTGCTCAACAATCTCCTACGTGCTTCAGATGTCAGAGGAGGTGCTGGATGAGCTGGACCTCAAGAAATACAACACATCAGATGAGGGTAGAAGAAGACTGATACCAGCTATGATCAACTGCAGAAAAGCCCT TTTTGCTGGCTGTAATCTCACCGAACAGTCATGTGAAATTGTGACATCAGCTCTTCAATCCTCAAACTctgtcctgagagagctggacctgagtaacaatgacctgcaggattcaATAGTAAAGCTGCTCTCTGATGGATTGAAGAGTCCAAAATGTCAGCTGGAGATACTGAG GTTGTCTGGCTGTatggtgacagaggaaggctgtggttatgtgtcttcagctctgagatcaaacccctcacacctgagagagctggatctgagctacaatcacccaGGACAATCAGGAGCCCAACTGCTTAATGACATTCTGAAGGATCCAAACTACAAACTGCAGATACTCAA tttgGATCATGGAGGGCTCTTCAGGATCAAATCAGGATTACAAAAAT ATGCCTGTGATCTCacactggatccaaacacagcgAATATTCACCTCATTCTGTCTGAAGAGAACAGAAAGATTAAATATGTGAAAGATTGTCAGCCGTATCCTGATCATTCAGAAAGATTTGCTCATAATCCTCAGGTTCTGAGTCGAGAGAGTCTgactggacgctgttactgggaggttGAACGGGTCTCCTGGGCTCGTATAGCAGTGGCCTACTCAGGAATCGACAGGGAAGAAGAGACTGTCTGTTGGTTTGGATACAATGACAAATCCTGGTGTCTTTTCTGCACTGATAATGGATTTGTTGTCTGGCACGATAACGAGAGCATTAACATACCGAGCCATTTAACAAAATCTAAGAGAGTAGGAGTGTATCTGGACTGGCCGTCCGGCACTCTATCCTTTTACAGCGTCTCTGACACACACCCACcaacacacttacacacattcaaCACCACATTCACTGAACCCCTCTATGCTGGATTTGGGGTTTTTAAGTCTGAACTGTCACTGTGTCAGATTCAACAAACATAG